The genome window CACAGTTTCAGTACCATGAAAGCGATGATCGCAGCATAGCAATATTCTCTGACTGGAATGACTGGGTGGATTGGGATAACTACTGGGGGGAAATTGGTATTTATAATGTAGGTCAGCTTGGTGAAGCTTTATACGGTGATAAAAGTAAAAACTACAATTTGTACTACAACGGTTCGCATAATACAGAAGTGGCATTCTTTGGTGAAACAACCTACACAGTGGATATGACAGATCTGGGTAGTTTAGAGTTTACTGCTGGTATTCGTTATTACGATCTTGAAGATTATGCTTCTTTTGGCTATAGCGGAATTTGGGAGGCAAGAGAAGGTCGTACAGCCTTGAGTGAAGGTGAAGAATCAGGCAACAGAAAAAAGCTAAGTGTTGCCTGGATGCCTGAATCTAAAGATATGTCTGTTTATGCTTTATATTCAGAAGGTTACCGTCCAGGTGGGAACAACACACCTTTGGCGGCGGCCTGTCGGAATGATGAGTATGCTTCTGGCCACACAACCCGCTACAAGAGTGACAGCATCGACAACTATGAAATTGGTTATAAAGCTAATTTAGGTAATCTGCGCTTTTCAACTGCTGTATACCAGATTGATTGGGACGATGTTTGGGCCTCTGTCTATATGCCAACCTGTGGTTTCAGTTACACAGCCAATGCTGCTAAAGCACGCTCCCGTGGTCTTGAGTGGGAGAGTACTTATAGCTTTGAAAATGATCTGGAGCTGGTTTTGAATGCTTCTTACACTAACTCAGAAATGTTATCTGACGTAGAAGCTCTGGGGGCTGAGTATGGTGAGGATATGACTCAGGTGCCTAAGTACAATGCTTATTTAGGCTTGGATAAAGGCTTTACTTGGTTTAACAAACAAACCAATGTTCGTCTAGATGTCGAAGCTTATGGTCAATACCGATCACATTTTAATGCACGGGATGATGGTTCTGACACTGCTGATGCCTATCGTCGTGTCAATCTGTCATCACGTATTGAGTTAAACGACAATGTGCGTCTTTCAGCATTTATCCATAACCTGTTTGACTCTGAAATTGAACAATTCAAACAAGCGCGAAGCCGCACCAACAGCACAAATAACCTGAACGTACTCTATGCTCCAGAGCGCAGCGTCACTTTCAGGGTTGATTACAGTTTTATGTAATCAACAAGAATCTGAATACAAAGCCCTGCATTTAACTGTGGGGCTTTTTTCTTTCAGTTTCGTCTTTGAGGTGAATAGTTAGAATATCCTGGATATCTGATACTGACTCTTCTTTCAGTAGCTCTATGCGAATGTTATAGGTAGTTAAACGATACTGCCTGGCCAAATAGATTGATTCATTGTGTGTTTGTAATTTGTGCTGGCATAACCCTTGCTCCTTTCTGATACAGAACAAAAAAAGCAGGCCTTGAACTGATGTTGTTCGGGTCGTATCGGACGTGAAGGAGTCGCCAATGGGTGCAAAAAGTTTTGGGCACTATCAGCAAATCAGCCAGTGTTTTGATGAGCTGGTGCAGGCGGATGGACAAATACGACCACCAGCTGCGGCTATAGCACGTTTTATTGATCGACACGGCTCTGCTGAGCTCATTCAAAGACAAGAGCAGTTAAATCAAACGATTAGCGCTATGGGCGTTTGTTTTACCTTGTATTCAGACGGCAATAATATCGACCGCTGCTGGCCTTTGGATGTGATGCCACGCACCATCCCAAGCTCAGAATGGCAAAAAACCAGTGGTGGTCTGAAACAACGTTTAGCTGCTTTAAACCTGTTTATTGACGACTTGTACCACGATCAGCGCATCCTTAAAGACGGCATAGTACCGGCTGATTTAGTGCTGGACTCCCGCAACTACCTTGCACCATGTAAGGGCATTTCGCCCCGTTATGGGGTGTGGGCCAATATCTGTGGGACTGATTTGGTGCGTGATGGCTCTGGTAAGTTTTTAGTGCTTGAAGATAACTTGCGGGTACCGTCTGGCGTGTCTTATATGCTGGAAAACCGTACTGTGATGAAACGGGTTTTTCCGGAATTATTTGCTGATTCTTTTATCTACCCTGTAGACGACTACCCGCATCAACTCTGGCGTATGTTGGCCTCTTTATCGCCTCGTCCCGGTGATGTGCCTTGCATAGTGTTGCTGACCCCTGGTGTCTACAACTCGGCTTATTTTGAACACAGCTTTTTGGCCCAACAAATGGGCGTAGAACTAGCCGAAAATACCGATTTACTGGTGCAGGACGACATTGTTTATTTAAAAACTCTGCATGGCCTGCAACGCGTGGATGTGATTTACCGCAGGGTGGACGATATTTTTATCGACCCACAAGCTTTCCGGCCCGATTCAGTCTTAGGTATTCCGGGTTTGATCAAAGCATGGGCCAAAGGCAATGTGTCTATTGCTAACGCACCAGGCTCTGGTGTGGCCGACGATAAAGTGATTTACGCCTATGTGCCTGAAATCATAAATTATTATTTGGGCGAACAGCCGCTTATCGATAACGTTCCTACCTATTTGTGTTTGGACCCAAAACAGCGTGAGTATGTGTTGGCTAATCTGGATCAACTGGTGGTGAAACCTGCCAACGAATCCGGTGGCTACGGCATTTTGATCGGCCCACGCTCCACCAAAGAAGAGCAACAACAAATGGCGGAAGCTATTAAAGCCAATCCGCGTAATTTTATTGCCCAGCCGACTCTGGCGTTATCGACAGCTCCTACTTTATGTGATGGTGTGCTGGAACCACGGCATTTAGATTTACGGCCCTTTATTTTGCAGGGCAGAGATTTGTACTGCACCACAGGCGGTTTAAGCCGGGTTGCGCTGAAAAAAGGCTCTTTGGTGGTCAATTCGTCGCAAGGCGGCGGTAGCAAAGACACCTGGATCATCAACGATGAGGTCTGATCTATGTTATTAAAATCTTTGGATCATATATTCTGGTTAGGCCGTTATCTGGAGCGTCTGGATGACACGGCCCGCTTAATTAATGCCACCAGCCATTTGCTGATCGACAGTCACAAAGACAGCCAGTTCAGCTGGCCCTTATTACTGGATGTATTAGGGCAGAATGGCGCTGAACTCTTAAGTCAGTTACCACCAAGCGATTTGACGGTCGAACAGCAAGTGATGGGCTTTTTAATTACAGACGCCGACAGTGAAGTCTCTATCCGTTCGGCTTGCAGCGCACTGAAACAAAATGCCAGAACAGTACGACAACTGATCCCCCGTGATATGTGGGAAGAGCTGAATTCACTGGATTTGTTTTTACAAGAGCATTGCCAGCAGTTACAAGGCCGTCAGCACAGATACCGTTTAATGACGGAGGTCAGCCGCCGTTGTCAGATGGTGGTGGGGGTGCTGGACGGCACTATGCTTCGCAGCGACGCTTTTGATTTGTTTAATATTGGCCGGCATGTAGAGCGGGCTGATATGACGACCCGTATTATGGATGTGATGGTATTGCAGCAGCTGCAGCCGACGGATATTAAAAGACCACGTTTTCGCTGGACTTCTATTCTGAATGCTTTGGGTGGGGTAGAGTCGTACCACTATTATCTGGCGCACCAAAACACCGAAGTGGATGCGGTGGATTATTTGCTGACCTACGCTGACTTTCCACGCTCCATTGCGTATTGTTTGCATAGAGTGGCTGCGTCAGCCAAAGCTTTGCCTCATAGTGCTGCTATATTGCAACGGGTCTGGCAGTTGCAGGACTTGTTAAAAACACAAAACTTATCAGAATTGACCACAGGTCAGCTGCATCAGCTGATTGACCAATTTCAAACAGGGATTATTGAATTGCATCAGGTGATTAGCACGCCAAAACTTGAATTCTCCACAGATCTCAGCCAACAAATGTCGGCCTGATGATGACTGTGGAAAGTCAGGAGTTGAGTGAGCAACTAAGATGGACTGATTTGCCGCAGTGGCAGCAGTTGCAGCTCTGGTGGCAGCAGCAAAGTCAGCAGCATCTGGTGCAGCTGCATACTGATTTGCAACATCAGCTGCGGGAAAACGGTGCTACTTTTGATCCCTGGCTGGAGCAACAACGTCAGCTGGATTTAATGCCATGGCTGGTTAGTGATACCCAGTGGCAAGAGTTGCAGGCCGGTGTAAAGCAGCGCCAATTGCTGCTCTCTCTGGTATTGCAGGATTTGTACGGCCCTCAGCTTCTGATCCAGCAGGGGCTATTGCCTGCAGAACTTATTTTCCAGAACAAAAACTATCTGTTGCCTTGCCATCAGTTGGTACCCACTCACCAGCAATGGCTGAGTTTGCTGGCGGTCGATATAGGCCGTGATGCCACAGGCCAGTTTTGTGTCTATGCCGATCAAAGCCAGATGCCGGCGGGGCTGGGTTTTGTGTTAGAACACAGGCTGGCGTTTAACCACTGTATTGGTGAGCTGAATCACAGTATTGGCAAAAGCCAGCTGGCCGGGTTTTTCCGTAAATTGCAGTTGGTGTTTGCGCAGGGCACCGGCCATACCGCCGAAGGGCGACGACCACTTTGTGGTTTGTTAACCCACGGCAAACGTGACGCCGCTTATTTTGAACATGCATTTTTAGCCAATTATTTAGATATAGCCTTGATGCACAGCGCCGATCTGATGTTTAAAGATGGTGCTTTGTGGCTAAAAACTGTCACAGGTTTACAGCAGGTCGACAGCTTGATGCGCTATTTACCAGATGCCCGTTGTGATGCACTGGAGCTGGATCCGGACTCCACAGGTACTGCTGGTTTATTGCAAAGCATTCGTCAGCAGCAGCTATTTTGCGCCAATCCGCCAGGAGCTGCCTTAGTGGACTCCGGTGTGTTATTGCCCTTTTTACCTGCGCTTTGTCGAACGCTGTTAAATGAAGAATTGCAATTGCCCACTACTGCCGCTTTTTGGTGTGGCAAGCCTGAGCAGTTGCAACTGGTGTTATCTGATGCAATAAATTACAGATTCCGCAGAATTGATACAGCCCAAAGCTGGCTTTGGACTGAACTGGACCCGCTGCAACAACAAGATTTACAGCAGCAATTGGCGACTTGTCCTGAGCTTTTTATTGCTATCCGCTTGCTGCCATTGTGTTCTGTACCCTGCTGGAACGCGACTCAAGGTCAGCATCAGCAGTATGGCGTGTTGCGTTTATTTGGTTTGTTGTCCGAGCAGCATAGTCCGGCTGTGATGCCTGGCGCTTTGGCTCGTATCAGCCCTGATGCGCAAAGCCTGCAGCATCAGTACAGTATGGGGTTTGTTGCCAAAGATGTCTGGGTGCTGGCCGATCAGGACCATGCGGTTAGCCTGCTGCAAAATACCCAAAAACGCATTTTGTTATCCCGTCATAGTGGCTTGCTGCCAAGCCGTGTCGCCGACCATTTATTCTGGCTGGGCCGTTATAACGAGCGATTAAATTTAGTCTGCCGGGCTTTACGTTACACAGTGCCGCTCTTAACAAGCGCAGGGGTAACCAGCTTTCAGGTCACAGCTGGGCAACAAAGTGATAGCAGAGCTTTAGTTCGGTTTTGCTTGCAGGCCAATGGCACTTTGCCAGACAGCGTAGCTTTGAGTTCATTACAGCAGACCAGCGCCTTGCAGCAGGCCTTAAGTGAACTCTTTTCGCTACAGCATCCGGCCGGTTTGGCGCAGGTGCTGAAAAACTTACTCTTTAATGCGCAGTCGGTGCGGGAATACTTCAGCGAAGACACCTGGTATGTGCTGGATAAATTACAGCTGGCGCTGACGCAATGGCCAAACCCACTGAACTGGCAGCAGCCGCAACAAATGGTGCGTTTGCTGGATGAGGTCATATTATTGCAGACCGCTATTTATGGTCTGAATAACGAAACCATGAGCCGTACCCAAACCCTGAGGTTTATGGATTTAGGCCAACATATGGAAAGGGCATTGCAAAGTGTCACTCTGCTGCAGGAAGTGTTTGTATTTGATCAGGGCCGCAACTGCAGTGCTTCGTTGATGGAGTCTGTGCTGCGTATGACGGATACCTTAATGACCTACAGGCGCCGTTATAAAACCGAGTTGCACCCGCTGGCGGTGATTGATTTGCTGCTACTGGATGACAGCACGCCACGTTCTGTGGGTTATCAGTGCGCCCGTCTTGCCAGTCAAATTCAGCAACTGCCTAAACCTGGTGCTGCTGTGGTACTGAGTCGTGAGCAAAAACTGGCAGTAGAGCTGGTGTCTTTATTGCAACTGGCCGAACCAGAACAACTCTTTGATGATCAGTTACAGGCGACACCAGAGCTGAGTCGTTTATTACAGCAGTTGCATGCCGTGCTTAGGCAACTGTCCGACAGCATTACTCTATCGTATTTCAGCCATGCGGAAGCAGGCAAATCCTGGCAGAGTTTTTAAATGGGCATTGATATGAATTTCAGGCGGGCGGGGACAAGCCCCGCCCCTACATTGTCGCCGCACTGTAAATACAATTACGTTGCGGACCGAGCAACAAGGCCGACTATATGAAGTACCAGATCCGCCACCTGACCCGTTATTGTTACCAGCATCCTGTGGCCAACAGTTACAATCTGGCTTGTTTGCAGCCACGGCAATTACCGACACAAGAGCTGTGCAGTTTCAACTTAGAGGTGTTACCCACTGCTTCTTCTGTTTATGCCAGAACAGATACCTTTGGTAATACCCAGCATTTTATTCACTTGCAGCCACCACACCAGCAACTGGCTGTGACTGCTTACTCTGTTGTTGAAGTTTTGCCACGCCAGCAAAGTCTGGCTTTGGATTTAACTCAGCCCTGGCCACAAGTCGCGGCTTTTTTCCGCCAGCAACAAGGTTATTCACCCGATCAACTTAAAGCACTGTTGTGCACAGGCCCAAGCCGGATGATCCCCGTGCTTGATGAAACAAAGGCATTGATCCAGAGCATAGCTGACCCGACTTTGACCGTATTACAGCTGGCGCAACAACTGACAGATCTGATTTTTCACCAGTTTGAATACGACCCTGAATTTAGCTCAGTGGTCACTCCTGTGTCCGAAGTGCTGTTGCATAAAAAAGGCGTCTGTCAGGACTTTGCTCAGCTCGCCGTCAGCTGTTTACGCGCTTTAGGTATTCCCAGTCGTTATGTCAGTGGTTATCTGGAAACCTCACCACCAGAAGGCCAGCCACGTTTAATAGGAGCTGATGCATCCCATGCCTGGTTTGCTGTGTACGATCCGGAACTGGGTTGGGTCGATTTTGACCCCACTAATAACCTGATGCCGGCAGAACGTCATATCACCTTAGCTTATGGCCGCGACTATGCCGATGTAGTGCCACTGAAAGGCTTGCTGCAGGGACATGGCGTGCATCAGTTAGAAGTGGAAGTGGATGTAGTGCCGATTTGAACTGTGCTGGTTCTGCCTTGTGCTGTATCTTTTTGCGGAGTCAAACCAAACATCCTGCTGTATTCACGGGTAAATTGCGGCACGCTTTCGTAGCCTACTGCAAAAGCTGCGCTGCCAGCTTTTAAGCCTTCAGCACGCATTAAACGCCGTGCTTCTATCAGCCGTAATTGTTTCTGAAATTGCAGCGGTGACAACGAAGTCACAGTGCGAAAGTGTTGATAAAAGGAGGAAGGGCTCATTCCTGCAATGGCAGCCAGTTGCTCCATCTGCAGTGGCTGACGAAAATCTGCTCTGAGTACGGCCACTGCTTTGGCTATTTGTCGGATATGGCTGTCCTGATAACCAAGTCGCTGAATGGCAGCGCCATGGCGTCCAGCTAACAACCAGTAGTGCATCTCCCGCACCAGTTGTTTGTGCAGCACAGGCACTGATTCTGGTCTGTCTAACAAGTTCATCAGGCGAAGTGCTGCGTCGGCCACTTGTTGGTCTGTAGGTTGAACCTGCACCGGAACCTGCGAGCTTTGTTTGGGCTGCGCCATGTGTTCCGTCAGCTCAGCAATCACACTCAGATCCAAATCCAGCACTAGTGAGATGTAGGGGGCGTCCAGGCTTGCCTCTGTAATTTGACTGATGGTTGGCACATCGGCACTGATCAACAAAGAATCACCGGTACTAAAGTCAAACACCTCTGAACCCATTACCACTTGTTTTTTGCCCTGCAACACCAGACAAACCAGCGGGCGCGATATAGCATATTCGAGCCCGCTTGGGGTATTCGAACGGATAGTTGTCAGGCCGGTAATGGGCGTTTGTGCAAGACCATTTGGGTTGGCATAAGCCTCGACATAACGGCGCACAGTGTTTAATAGCATATCTTTCATGGCTGATACTCTAGGCTACCAGAATTAGCCTTTGCAAGAGCTTTGGAGAATTAAGCAAAAAATGCGGATCTTCGGGTAAAGACCCTTAAGCTGGTTTTCTTTAGCATGCAGGGGTCTTAAACCACAGGAGAAAACGCATGACTAAAATCGCTTTAGTAACAGGAGCCAGCCGTGGGCTTGGCCGTAATACCGCACTGAATATTGCCCGTCGTGGCGCAGATGTCATCATTACTTATCAGAGTCGCGAGCAAGAGGCGCAAGCTGTAGTGACAGAAATCCGTGCTATGGGCCGTAAAGCTGTAGCTTTGCAGCTGGATACAGCTGCTGTGGCAGGTTTTGCCAGCTTTGCTGCGCGGCTGCGCACTTTGTTGGCTGACATCTGGCAACGCGATACCTTTGATCATTTGGTGAATAATGCCGGTCATGGTGACTATGCACTCATTGAGCACACCACAGAGGCTCAATTTGACCAATTGGTGAATGTGCATTTTAAAGGTGTGTTTTTCCTGACGCAGAGGTTGTTGCCTTTGCTGGCAGACGGAGGGCGTATTGTGAATTTATCTACTGGATTAACGCGGATATCAGCGCCTGGCTGGGCGGCTTATGCTGCGGTCAAAGCTGCAGTGGAAATGCTGACCGTTTATATGGCAAAAGAGTTTGGTCCACGTGGTATAGCAGTCAATACAGTAGCGCCAGGTGCGATAGAAACTGACTTCTTTGGCGGCGCAGTGCGTGATACCCCTGACTTTAACAAGTTCTTTGCCGATATGACGGCTTTAGGCCGGGTCGGAGTTGCTGATGATATAGGCCCTATGGTGGCCAGTTTATTGTCGGAAGACCATCGGTGGGTCAATGCTCAACGTATTGAAGTATCAGGTGGGCAGGGGATTTAACAAAGTTACAGCTGCACCATGCTGGGTCTGGCTGGTGCAGCTGCTTTACTGGACGAGCCAGGTTTTTCGGAGCTACAAACTATAATCCTGCGTCAGTTCGTCATCGCCTTTTTCCAGCTCAAAACTGACTGTGTCGCCGTCGGCGCAAAGTTGTACTATTTTGCAAGGCACTCCTTCAGGCGTCAGCTCCAATAAGCCTATACCAGCAGCATTGACCAGACGGCGACCTTTGGTTTCACCTATAGGCCTGTGATGGGTGATGATCATACGGCGTCTTTTGGTAAACCAGTTCAGCGGCGAGCGGGAGGCGTAGAGCCAACGGTTAGCTGTGTCCAGTAAGGCCAGAAGGCGGTGAGGAAACTCATTTTTCAGGCCACTGCTGGTGATTTGCCAAATAGATGGGCTTTGTTGTTTGTGTCGTAGCTTTATCTGAAATACAAAGCTGTAATGCACATCACCGGATAAAATGACAAAGTTGCGGGGTGTTTTTGGATGACGGAATAAATTCAGCAGCGCATAAGCTGAACCCGGATGTGTCATCCAGTTTTCAGCGTCCACCATCAGAGGTTTACCAAAACTGGTAAAAATACGCTGAATAGTTTCAATCAGTTTGACGCCAAACACAGGAGCAGGGGAGACCAGCAATACAGCTGCATGGCCCAGCAGTTGTTGCTGCAATTCAGTAATAGATTCCCAGTCCATCAATCCCGAAGGTTTTTCCATCGCAAGCTCTGAGCGCCAACGTTGGGTGCGGGTATCCAGCACTAACAAGGGCGGTTGGGTAGGCCAGCTGTAATGCCATTCAGAGAATTTGAGCAGGTGATTGATACATTCGTCATGAGTTTCAGTGCCGGGTTGACTCAGGGCCTGTTGGCATAAAGGTATCAGCTTTTGCACTTTTTCCGGCGCATTACCAAAGCCCTGAAACAGCAAATAGCCCATCAGCGCATTGCCAATAATACGGCGGGAAAACGGGTGCTCGTAGGCGGTTTTTTCCCACTCTGCGGTTAAATTCCAATCGTCGGTAATATCGTGATCATCAAACATCATCGCGACTGGCATGTGGGCCATCAAACGTCTGACCTGGCCTAAACCTGCTTTAAACTCTGTCAGGTTGTTGCTGTAGATGACACAGCGCTTCTGGCGCTCCGGGCTGAAACTTTTCAGTAGCCCCTCCGGCATCTGCAAGTCCAGGCCCTGCCATGGCGCAGGCGACCAGACCAGCAGGTACATTGAAAATATTTCAGCCATAGAGATCAAGTGGTTGTGGGCGCTGTCTGTGGTAAATACCGGTTTTTTTGCGCCCTGAAATAGCTGCTTTAGCACCTGATAGCCAGCCTTTGTGTTCGGCAGTAATTGTTCACGCTGGTAATAATAGGGCGTTTTGCTATGCAGCTCATGGGCAGAGCTTAAGGTTGAACAAGGTAACTTTTCGTCAGCAAAATCCAGTTTAGCAATCAGCTGATGAATGGCATAAAGCGTAGGGGCTGCTACGTCGTCTGTGTAGACCTGATCACCACTTAACATCAGTAAGGATGGCCATTGATCCGGTGCTGTGTCTTTTAGCTGCTGATCGGCACGGACTAACGCATCACCCGAAGTAAAATGCGGTTTGCGGCAAGAGCCATGCAATACCGAATGCACTTTGGGTTTGAGAATAAAACCCGGTAAATCCCGGCCTGGATAAACTAAATCGTCCGCCCACTGCCGCCAGTCTTGCCAGTCGCCTGTGCTGGTTTTTAACTGCAGATCATAACTAATCCAGCGTTCAGTTGGCAGCGCCTCACTCAGTTCCAGATCCAGAAAATACAGATACAATTTGCCTGCAAGCTGAATTTGTTGCACCCAGGGTTGCAGCTGTTTTGCGTCAAACTGCACTGCTTCGCCTTGTTCAGGTTGGAGCTGAAGTTTCAGTTCTACTTGTTCTGAAGTGGCTAACCAAAGGCATATCCTGCCTGGTGTCAGACGGCGCAGCAGCGGACCTGCCCACACCAGCGTGATAGGATCAGAAATAACAACACTCCTTTTATTCTAACTATACAGCAGCTTAGCTTTGTATTTCCCGCAGTATCCCCGTGGCGCTGCTGCTTGTCCAG of Rheinheimera sp. MM224 contains these proteins:
- a CDS encoding circularly permuted type 2 ATP-grasp protein → MGAKSFGHYQQISQCFDELVQADGQIRPPAAAIARFIDRHGSAELIQRQEQLNQTISAMGVCFTLYSDGNNIDRCWPLDVMPRTIPSSEWQKTSGGLKQRLAALNLFIDDLYHDQRILKDGIVPADLVLDSRNYLAPCKGISPRYGVWANICGTDLVRDGSGKFLVLEDNLRVPSGVSYMLENRTVMKRVFPELFADSFIYPVDDYPHQLWRMLASLSPRPGDVPCIVLLTPGVYNSAYFEHSFLAQQMGVELAENTDLLVQDDIVYLKTLHGLQRVDVIYRRVDDIFIDPQAFRPDSVLGIPGLIKAWAKGNVSIANAPGSGVADDKVIYAYVPEIINYYLGEQPLIDNVPTYLCLDPKQREYVLANLDQLVVKPANESGGYGILIGPRSTKEEQQQMAEAIKANPRNFIAQPTLALSTAPTLCDGVLEPRHLDLRPFILQGRDLYCTTGGLSRVALKKGSLVVNSSQGGGSKDTWIINDEV
- a CDS encoding alpha-E domain-containing protein, which gives rise to MLLKSLDHIFWLGRYLERLDDTARLINATSHLLIDSHKDSQFSWPLLLDVLGQNGAELLSQLPPSDLTVEQQVMGFLITDADSEVSIRSACSALKQNARTVRQLIPRDMWEELNSLDLFLQEHCQQLQGRQHRYRLMTEVSRRCQMVVGVLDGTMLRSDAFDLFNIGRHVERADMTTRIMDVMVLQQLQPTDIKRPRFRWTSILNALGGVESYHYYLAHQNTEVDAVDYLLTYADFPRSIAYCLHRVAASAKALPHSAAILQRVWQLQDLLKTQNLSELTTGQLHQLIDQFQTGIIELHQVISTPKLEFSTDLSQQMSA
- a CDS encoding circularly permuted type 2 ATP-grasp protein — translated: MMTVESQELSEQLRWTDLPQWQQLQLWWQQQSQQHLVQLHTDLQHQLRENGATFDPWLEQQRQLDLMPWLVSDTQWQELQAGVKQRQLLLSLVLQDLYGPQLLIQQGLLPAELIFQNKNYLLPCHQLVPTHQQWLSLLAVDIGRDATGQFCVYADQSQMPAGLGFVLEHRLAFNHCIGELNHSIGKSQLAGFFRKLQLVFAQGTGHTAEGRRPLCGLLTHGKRDAAYFEHAFLANYLDIALMHSADLMFKDGALWLKTVTGLQQVDSLMRYLPDARCDALELDPDSTGTAGLLQSIRQQQLFCANPPGAALVDSGVLLPFLPALCRTLLNEELQLPTTAAFWCGKPEQLQLVLSDAINYRFRRIDTAQSWLWTELDPLQQQDLQQQLATCPELFIAIRLLPLCSVPCWNATQGQHQQYGVLRLFGLLSEQHSPAVMPGALARISPDAQSLQHQYSMGFVAKDVWVLADQDHAVSLLQNTQKRILLSRHSGLLPSRVADHLFWLGRYNERLNLVCRALRYTVPLLTSAGVTSFQVTAGQQSDSRALVRFCLQANGTLPDSVALSSLQQTSALQQALSELFSLQHPAGLAQVLKNLLFNAQSVREYFSEDTWYVLDKLQLALTQWPNPLNWQQPQQMVRLLDEVILLQTAIYGLNNETMSRTQTLRFMDLGQHMERALQSVTLLQEVFVFDQGRNCSASLMESVLRMTDTLMTYRRRYKTELHPLAVIDLLLLDDSTPRSVGYQCARLASQIQQLPKPGAAVVLSREQKLAVELVSLLQLAEPEQLFDDQLQATPELSRLLQQLHAVLRQLSDSITLSYFSHAEAGKSWQSF
- a CDS encoding transglutaminase family protein — encoded protein: MKYQIRHLTRYCYQHPVANSYNLACLQPRQLPTQELCSFNLEVLPTASSVYARTDTFGNTQHFIHLQPPHQQLAVTAYSVVEVLPRQQSLALDLTQPWPQVAAFFRQQQGYSPDQLKALLCTGPSRMIPVLDETKALIQSIADPTLTVLQLAQQLTDLIFHQFEYDPEFSSVVTPVSEVLLHKKGVCQDFAQLAVSCLRALGIPSRYVSGYLETSPPEGQPRLIGADASHAWFAVYDPELGWVDFDPTNNLMPAERHITLAYGRDYADVVPLKGLLQGHGVHQLEVEVDVVPI
- a CDS encoding AraC family transcriptional regulator, whose protein sequence is MKDMLLNTVRRYVEAYANPNGLAQTPITGLTTIRSNTPSGLEYAISRPLVCLVLQGKKQVVMGSEVFDFSTGDSLLISADVPTISQITEASLDAPYISLVLDLDLSVIAELTEHMAQPKQSSQVPVQVQPTDQQVADAALRLMNLLDRPESVPVLHKQLVREMHYWLLAGRHGAAIQRLGYQDSHIRQIAKAVAVLRADFRQPLQMEQLAAIAGMSPSSFYQHFRTVTSLSPLQFQKQLRLIEARRLMRAEGLKAGSAAFAVGYESVPQFTREYSRMFGLTPQKDTAQGRTSTVQIGTTSTSTSN
- a CDS encoding SDR family NAD(P)-dependent oxidoreductase, yielding MTKIALVTGASRGLGRNTALNIARRGADVIITYQSREQEAQAVVTEIRAMGRKAVALQLDTAAVAGFASFAARLRTLLADIWQRDTFDHLVNNAGHGDYALIEHTTEAQFDQLVNVHFKGVFFLTQRLLPLLADGGRIVNLSTGLTRISAPGWAAYAAVKAAVEMLTVYMAKEFGPRGIAVNTVAPGAIETDFFGGAVRDTPDFNKFFADMTALGRVGVADDIGPMVASLLSEDHRWVNAQRIEVSGGQGI
- a CDS encoding alkaline phosphatase D family protein, which codes for MWAGPLLRRLTPGRICLWLATSEQVELKLQLQPEQGEAVQFDAKQLQPWVQQIQLAGKLYLYFLDLELSEALPTERWISYDLQLKTSTGDWQDWRQWADDLVYPGRDLPGFILKPKVHSVLHGSCRKPHFTSGDALVRADQQLKDTAPDQWPSLLMLSGDQVYTDDVAAPTLYAIHQLIAKLDFADEKLPCSTLSSAHELHSKTPYYYQREQLLPNTKAGYQVLKQLFQGAKKPVFTTDSAHNHLISMAEIFSMYLLVWSPAPWQGLDLQMPEGLLKSFSPERQKRCVIYSNNLTEFKAGLGQVRRLMAHMPVAMMFDDHDITDDWNLTAEWEKTAYEHPFSRRIIGNALMGYLLFQGFGNAPEKVQKLIPLCQQALSQPGTETHDECINHLLKFSEWHYSWPTQPPLLVLDTRTQRWRSELAMEKPSGLMDWESITELQQQLLGHAAVLLVSPAPVFGVKLIETIQRIFTSFGKPLMVDAENWMTHPGSAYALLNLFRHPKTPRNFVILSGDVHYSFVFQIKLRHKQQSPSIWQITSSGLKNEFPHRLLALLDTANRWLYASRSPLNWFTKRRRMIITHHRPIGETKGRRLVNAAGIGLLELTPEGVPCKIVQLCADGDTVSFELEKGDDELTQDYSL